One Thioclava sp. ES.031 genomic window, ATACGCTGATCGAAGGCGCGCTGATCGCCGGTTTCGCGATGGGGGCTGCTGCGGCTTACATCTACATTCGCGGCGAATATGTCCGCGAGAAAGAGGCGCTGCAGCGCGCAATCGACGAGGCCTATGAAGACGGGCTGATCGGCAAGAACGCCTGCGGCTCCGGCTACGATTACGACGTCTACCTGTCGCATGGCGCGGGGGCCTATATCTGCGGCGAGGAAACGGCGCTGCTGGAAAGCCTCGAAGGCAAGAAGGGCATGCCCCGGATGAAGCCGCCGTTCCCGGCCGGTGCGGGCCTCTATGGCTGCCCGACCACGGTGAACAACGTGGAATCCATCGCCGTTGTCCCGACCATCCTGCGTCGCGGCGCGGAGTGGTATGCGGGCTTCGGGCGTCCGAACAACACCGGCGTGAAGCTCTTTGCGATGTCGGGCCACGTCAACACGCCCTGCGTCATCGAAGAGACCATGTCGATCTCGATGAAGGAACTGATCGAGAAGCATGGCGGCGGCGTCCGTGGCGGCTGGAAGAACCTCAAGGCGGTGATCCCGGGCGGTGCGTCCTGTCCAATCCTGCCCGCCGATCAATGCGAAGACGCGATCATGGATTACGACGGCATGCGCGAGCTGAAATCCAGCTTCGGCACCGCCTGCATGATCGTCATGGATCAGAATACCGACGTGATCAAAGCCGTCTGGCGCCTGTCCAAATTCTTCAAGCACGAGAGCTGCGGCCAGTGTACGCCGTGCCGCGAAGGCACGGGCTGGATGATGCGCGTGATGGACCGTCTGGTGCGCGGCGAAGCCGAGATCGAAGAGATCGACATGCTGTTCGACGTGACCAAACAGGTCGAAGGCCACACGATCTGCGCGCTCGGCGACGCAGCCGCCTGGCCGATCCAGGGCCTGATCCGTCACTTCCGCGAAGAGATCGAAGACCGCATCAAGGCCCGCAAGACCGGCCGCATGGGGGCGATGGCTGCGGAATGAAGCAACCCGCCGGATATCACCTGGCCGAGCTGAATATCGGCCGACTGGTTGCCGAACCGGGCGACCCGCGTGTGGAGGCTTTCATGAAAGCCCTCGACGCGGTGAACGGCATTGGCAAGCGGTCGGACGGGTTCGTCTGGATGATGGAAGGCTCGGGCGAGCCCGGCACCGGCAATACCGAGGCCAAGATCGGCGGCGACCCGTGCTTCGTGTCGAACCTGACGGTCTGGGAGGACGTGGAAAGCCTCGAGAAATTCGTCTGGAACACCGTGCATCGCGCCTTCTACGAGCGCCGCGCGGAGTGGTTCGAACTTCTCGGTCAGCAGCATTTCGTCATGTGGTGGGTGCCCGCGGGCCATCAACCCACGCTCGACGAGGCGCTGGCGCGGCTGGAAGAGCTACGCGCGAATGGCGCGTCCGAGCGTGCCTTCGGCTGGAAGGATTTGCCGCAAGCCACGCTGTGGAAGACCCGCGCCTGCGCGGCGGAGGCAGCATGATGCGGGCGGTGATCATATCGGGCTGCGCATTGGCGCTTGGCGGCTGCATGGGCACTCCGGGCGGCAACGAGGCCTCCAAGGGGCCGCGCCGTCTGGCGGCAATCGAGGGCTACACGGCGGCCTATGACGCGAGCGGCGCGCTCGTCGTGATGCGGCAGGCGGCGCCCTTTGGAAATGACGAGGGCGCCGAGGCCAAGCGGGCCGCGAACGCCATCTGCGGCGGGGCTGCGGCCTCGTCGATCAACGATACATACCGGGACGGCGCTTGGGTCTTCCCGATGGGCTGCGGACACGCGGCCTGACCTAAAACCCGCGCGGGGGCAACCTCGCGCCCGAAGAGACGAGACGGATAGCCATGGCTGACCTGAGAAAGATCATCATCGACGGGAACGAGGTCGAGGTCGATCCGAACCTCACGCTGATCCAGGCGTGCGAGCAGGCGGGGATCGAGATTCCGCGCTTCTGCTACCACGAGCGTCTGTCGATCGCGGGCAACTGCCGGATGTGTCTGGTGGAAGTCGTGGGCGGCCCGCCGAAGCCTGCTGCCTC contains:
- the nuoF gene encoding NADH-quinone oxidoreductase subunit NuoF; this encodes MLKDQDRIFTNLYGMHDRSLQGAKMRGHWDGTGEILSKGKDWIIEQVKASGLRGRGGAGFPTGLKWSFMPKESDGRPAFLAINADESEPATCKDREIMRHDPHTLIEGALIAGFAMGAAAAYIYIRGEYVREKEALQRAIDEAYEDGLIGKNACGSGYDYDVYLSHGAGAYICGEETALLESLEGKKGMPRMKPPFPAGAGLYGCPTTVNNVESIAVVPTILRRGAEWYAGFGRPNNTGVKLFAMSGHVNTPCVIEETMSISMKELIEKHGGGVRGGWKNLKAVIPGGASCPILPADQCEDAIMDYDGMRELKSSFGTACMIVMDQNTDVIKAVWRLSKFFKHESCGQCTPCREGTGWMMRVMDRLVRGEAEIEEIDMLFDVTKQVEGHTICALGDAAAWPIQGLIRHFREEIEDRIKARKTGRMGAMAAE
- a CDS encoding DUF3291 domain-containing protein gives rise to the protein MKQPAGYHLAELNIGRLVAEPGDPRVEAFMKALDAVNGIGKRSDGFVWMMEGSGEPGTGNTEAKIGGDPCFVSNLTVWEDVESLEKFVWNTVHRAFYERRAEWFELLGQQHFVMWWVPAGHQPTLDEALARLEELRANGASERAFGWKDLPQATLWKTRACAAEAA